A window of Eikenella corrodens contains these coding sequences:
- a CDS encoding acyl-CoA thioesterase, giving the protein MAKHTYCRHSAEIEVPFFDVDVMQIVWHGHYVKYLEVARCAFLDALGYNYTVMLEHGHAWPVVKLDLKYVRPARFGQKIRVDMAMTEYESCLRIDYTLRDAASGEILTRAHTTQVAQRLDNGEMQFQTPESWQEAVRQFAGFVPLKPR; this is encoded by the coding sequence ATGGCTAAACACACCTACTGCCGCCACAGCGCCGAAATCGAAGTCCCCTTTTTTGATGTGGACGTAATGCAGATCGTCTGGCACGGCCACTACGTGAAATACCTCGAAGTCGCCCGCTGCGCCTTCCTCGATGCGCTGGGCTACAACTACACCGTGATGCTGGAGCACGGCCACGCCTGGCCGGTGGTGAAGCTCGACCTCAAATACGTCCGCCCCGCCCGCTTCGGCCAGAAAATCCGCGTGGACATGGCCATGACCGAATACGAAAGCTGCCTGCGCATCGACTACACCCTGCGCGACGCGGCAAGCGGCGAAATACTCACCCGGGCGCACACCACGCAAGTCGCCCAACGCCTCGACAACGGCGAAATGCAGTTCCAAACCCCCGAAAGCTGGCAGGAGGCGGTGCGGCAG
- a CDS encoding glycosyl transferase family 2 translates to MDFDNDILVRLHWAGTPFVWLDTPVRYEAGGISHFNLRRDNLLISQMHARLFCGMVARRLGRLFKRPQAAQAARAHWSAQHERGHRLFLKITEWLVRYLPLWPVHIIAAAVSSYFYLTSAAQRRSVRQYQGYLKASFPDAPLPARFPVYRQFAAFGEAVADRFAVWQHKITVPDLVREDPDGIYTDVEQHNTRGQILICSHLGNIEVCRALVSHHRGFKLNVLVHNAHAEDFNRALKAAGASDLQLIQVADLDAAKMLQLSQKLDAGEWLAIAADRTPVRGNKTVPVQFLGHTAHLPQGPWLLAGLLRAPTNTVFVLKEHGRYHLCLKRFQVAPSWTAATRKQVIESMAQQYADILAAHAARAPLQWFNFYNFWNNPHG, encoded by the coding sequence ATGGATTTCGACAACGACATCCTCGTGCGCCTGCATTGGGCGGGCACGCCCTTCGTTTGGCTGGACACGCCCGTGCGCTACGAAGCAGGTGGTATTTCGCACTTCAACCTGCGCCGCGACAACCTGCTCATCAGCCAAATGCACGCCCGCCTGTTTTGCGGCATGGTTGCCCGCCGCCTCGGCCGCCTGTTTAAACGGCCTCAAGCGGCACAGGCCGCCCGGGCGCATTGGTCGGCACAGCACGAACGCGGCCACCGCCTCTTCCTCAAGATTACCGAATGGCTGGTGCGCTACCTGCCCCTGTGGCCGGTGCACATCATCGCTGCCGCGGTATCTTCCTATTTCTACCTCACCTCCGCCGCCCAGCGCCGCAGCGTGCGCCAATATCAAGGCTACCTGAAAGCCAGTTTCCCCGATGCGCCGCTGCCCGCACGCTTCCCCGTATACCGCCAGTTCGCCGCCTTCGGAGAGGCCGTGGCCGACCGCTTCGCCGTGTGGCAGCACAAAATCACCGTACCCGACCTCGTGCGGGAAGACCCGGACGGAATCTACACCGATGTGGAGCAACACAACACCCGCGGCCAAATCCTCATCTGCTCGCATCTGGGCAACATCGAAGTGTGCCGCGCCCTCGTCTCCCACCACCGGGGCTTCAAACTCAACGTGCTCGTGCACAACGCCCATGCCGAAGATTTCAACCGCGCCCTCAAAGCCGCCGGCGCCAGCGATTTGCAGCTGATTCAGGTAGCCGACCTCGATGCGGCCAAAATGCTCCAGCTATCGCAAAAACTCGATGCCGGCGAATGGCTCGCCATCGCCGCCGACCGCACCCCCGTGCGCGGCAACAAAACCGTGCCCGTGCAATTCCTCGGCCACACCGCCCACCTGCCGCAAGGCCCCTGGCTCTTGGCCGGCCTCTTGCGCGCGCCCACCAATACCGTCTTCGTGCTAAAAGAGCACGGCCGCTATCATTTATGCCTGAAACGTTTTCAGGTAGCCCCGAGCTGGACGGCCGCCACGCGCAAACAAGTGATTGAAAGCATGGCGCAGCAATACGCCGACATTTTGGCCGCCCACGCCGCGCGCGCGCCGCTGCAATGGTTCAACTTCTACAACTTCTGGAACAACCCTCATGGCTAA
- the rmuC gene encoding DNA recombination protein RmuC, giving the protein MTFTLPILLAACFAAALLCALIVWLWQNARNQAAQHRHQQEADRLQHQLALQQQAWQQSEQQLGHTAQSLADSQQQLSAARQAAQDYQTRAAAAEQSVQHFTNRLAEAAERQQQLLRELAAAKQQSAAGQEEVQSWQTRAVAAEQSKQHLDRSLAEAAERQQQQQQELAAAKQQLAAEQEANQSWQTRAAAAEKSVQHLNNQLAEAAEQQQQLQQRYETARQELAASRLQHERVQTQIEQQQQAHAEQIALLNQARQNLGEQFQNLANQILEEKSRRFSEQNRQELDQLLNPLSEKLQGFSQLVQNTYEKEAKERLTLENELKRLQQLNARLHQDAQALTQALTGSRNKSQGNWGEMILEKVLENSGLVKGREYFVQSGGRQTDSDGESRYLQPDVLINLPDNKQIIVDSKVSLTAYVRYTRAESPEAAEAELAAHLASVHQHIKELAAKRYSDIEGLVSLDFVFMFVPVEPAYLLALQQDPDLFQTCFDQRIILVGPSTLLATLRTVANIWRHEYQNRHALQIADEGGKLYDKFVGFVETLGKVGKNLQQAQESYQTAHKQLYSGRGNLVSRVEKLRQMGVKASKRLDAQLVEQAGSEAAEMLEDKTDGGQPEAT; this is encoded by the coding sequence ATGACCTTTACCCTTCCCATCCTGCTTGCCGCCTGCTTTGCCGCTGCCCTACTCTGCGCACTCATCGTCTGGCTGTGGCAAAATGCCCGCAACCAAGCCGCGCAACACCGCCACCAACAGGAAGCCGACCGCCTGCAACACCAGCTCGCCCTGCAACAGCAGGCCTGGCAGCAAAGCGAACAGCAACTCGGCCACACCGCCCAAAGCCTGGCCGATAGCCAACAGCAGCTTTCGGCCGCCCGCCAAGCCGCACAGGATTACCAAACCCGCGCCGCCGCCGCCGAGCAATCGGTGCAACATTTCACCAACCGCCTAGCCGAGGCCGCCGAACGGCAACAGCAACTGTTGCGCGAGCTTGCCGCCGCCAAGCAGCAATCCGCCGCTGGGCAGGAAGAAGTGCAAAGCTGGCAAACCCGTGCCGTGGCTGCCGAACAATCCAAACAACATCTCGACCGCAGCTTGGCCGAAGCCGCCGAGCGCCAACAGCAACAGCAGCAAGAGCTGGCCGCCGCCAAGCAGCAGCTCGCCGCCGAACAGGAAGCAAACCAAAGCTGGCAAACCCGTGCCGCCGCCGCCGAAAAATCCGTGCAGCACCTCAACAACCAGCTGGCCGAAGCCGCCGAACAGCAACAGCAGCTCCAACAGCGCTACGAAACCGCCCGCCAAGAGCTGGCCGCCAGCCGCCTGCAGCACGAACGCGTGCAAACCCAAATCGAACAGCAGCAGCAAGCCCACGCCGAACAAATCGCCCTGCTCAACCAAGCCCGCCAAAACTTGGGCGAACAATTCCAAAACCTGGCCAACCAAATCCTCGAAGAAAAAAGCCGCCGCTTTTCCGAGCAAAACCGCCAAGAGCTCGACCAACTGCTCAATCCCTTGAGCGAAAAACTGCAAGGCTTCAGCCAGCTCGTGCAAAACACCTACGAAAAAGAAGCCAAAGAGCGGCTCACGCTGGAAAACGAGCTCAAACGCCTGCAACAGCTCAATGCCCGGCTGCACCAAGACGCCCAAGCCCTCACCCAAGCCCTCACCGGCAGCCGCAACAAAAGCCAGGGCAACTGGGGCGAGATGATTTTGGAAAAAGTGCTGGAAAACTCCGGCCTGGTGAAAGGGCGCGAATACTTCGTGCAAAGCGGCGGCCGCCAAACCGACAGTGACGGCGAAAGCCGCTACCTCCAGCCCGACGTGCTCATCAACCTGCCCGACAACAAACAAATCATCGTCGATTCCAAAGTGTCGCTCACCGCCTACGTACGCTACACCCGCGCCGAAAGCCCCGAAGCCGCCGAAGCCGAGCTCGCCGCCCACCTCGCCTCCGTACACCAGCACATCAAAGAGCTCGCCGCCAAACGCTACAGCGACATCGAAGGCCTGGTATCGCTCGATTTCGTCTTCATGTTCGTGCCCGTAGAACCCGCCTACCTGCTCGCCCTGCAGCAAGACCCCGATCTCTTCCAAACCTGTTTCGACCAACGCATCATCCTGGTCGGCCCCAGCACGCTGCTGGCCACCCTGCGCACCGTGGCCAACATCTGGCGGCACGAATACCAAAACCGCCACGCCCTGCAGATTGCCGACGAAGGCGGCAAACTCTACGACAAATTCGTCGGCTTCGTGGAAACGCTGGGAAAAGTGGGCAAAAACCTCCAGCAGGCGCAAGAAAGCTACCAAACCGCCCACAAACAGCTTTACAGCGGCCGCGGCAACTTGGTCAGCCGCGTGGAAAAACTGCGCCAAATGGGCGTGAAAGCCAGCAAACGGCTCGACGCGCAGCTGGTGGAGCAGGCCGGCAGCGAAGCGGCGGAGATGCTGGAAGACAAAACAGACGGCGGGCAGCCGGAGGCTACCTGA
- a CDS encoding barstar family protein: MSRFIRQTLTRPDALAISVDLSRIKTPHSLMQRMQEAFELPAYFNSGSLDSLNDCMRDLGWLPQREIHIAFCGLSDLKQRQPKLFADIADCLELYRDYWHGNPQEHKIVRISIAD, encoded by the coding sequence ATGAGCCGCTTTATCCGCCAAACCCTAACCCGCCCGGATGCCCTCGCCATCAGCGTGGATTTATCCCGCATCAAAACCCCGCACAGCCTGATGCAGCGCATGCAGGAAGCCTTCGAACTGCCCGCCTATTTCAACAGCGGCAGCCTCGATTCGCTCAACGACTGTATGCGCGACTTGGGCTGGCTGCCGCAACGCGAAATCCACATCGCCTTTTGCGGCCTGTCCGACCTCAAGCAACGCCAGCCCAAACTGTTTGCCGATATTGCCGACTGCCTGGAGCTATACCGCGATTATTGGCACGGCAACCCGCAGGAGCATAAAATCGTGCGGATTTCGATAGCAGATTAA
- the purB gene encoding adenylosuccinate lyase, producing MSALLALSPLDGRYAAAVEALRPVFSEYGLIRARVHVELEWLKSLAAAPEISEVPPFSAATLAEIDAVIAVFSPEHAAEVKAIEATTNHDVKAVEYWLKQRFERLPEIQKANEFIHFACTSEDINNLSHALMLREARDSVLLPKLAEIAAKLRQMAHSLAAQPMMSRTHGQPATPTTLGKEIANVLARLQRQAAQLEKQEFLGKINGAVGNYNAHLSAYPNMDWEAHCRRFVEQSLGLTFNPYTIQIEPHDYMAEFFQTLSRINTILIDFNRDVWGYISLGYFKQKVKAGEVGSSTMPHKVNPIDFENSEGNLGTANAILGFMAEKLPVSRWQRDLTDSTVLRNMGVGAGYTLLGWAAHLRGLNKLEANPAAMQADLDTTWELLAEPIQTVMRRHAVPQAYEQLKALTRGQDGITPATLQSFIRSLDIPEEAKARLLALTPALYVGKAEELAKRI from the coding sequence ATGTCTGCCCTGCTTGCCCTTTCCCCGCTCGACGGCCGCTATGCCGCCGCCGTTGAAGCCCTGCGCCCCGTTTTTTCCGAATACGGCCTGATCCGCGCCCGCGTGCACGTGGAGTTGGAATGGCTCAAATCGCTGGCTGCCGCGCCCGAAATTAGCGAAGTGCCACCCTTTTCCGCCGCCACCTTGGCCGAAATCGATGCCGTGATTGCCGTTTTTTCGCCCGAACACGCCGCCGAAGTGAAAGCCATCGAAGCCACCACCAACCACGACGTGAAAGCCGTGGAATACTGGCTCAAGCAGCGCTTCGAAAGGCTACCTGAAATCCAAAAGGCAAACGAATTCATCCACTTTGCCTGCACCAGCGAAGACATCAACAACCTCTCCCACGCCCTGATGCTGCGTGAAGCCCGCGATAGCGTGCTGCTGCCCAAGCTGGCCGAAATCGCCGCCAAACTGCGCCAAATGGCGCACAGCCTGGCCGCCCAACCCATGATGAGCCGCACCCACGGCCAGCCCGCCACCCCCACCACCCTGGGCAAAGAAATTGCCAACGTGCTCGCCCGTTTGCAGCGCCAAGCCGCCCAGCTGGAGAAACAGGAGTTTTTGGGCAAAATCAACGGCGCCGTGGGCAACTACAACGCCCATCTCTCCGCTTATCCCAATATGGATTGGGAAGCGCATTGCCGCCGCTTTGTCGAACAATCGCTCGGGCTCACCTTCAACCCCTACACCATCCAAATCGAGCCGCACGACTACATGGCCGAGTTCTTCCAAACCCTCAGCCGCATCAATACCATCCTCATCGATTTCAACCGCGACGTGTGGGGCTATATTTCGCTCGGCTATTTCAAACAAAAAGTGAAGGCCGGCGAAGTGGGCTCCTCCACCATGCCACACAAAGTGAACCCCATCGACTTTGAAAACTCCGAAGGCAACCTCGGCACCGCCAACGCCATCCTCGGCTTCATGGCCGAGAAACTGCCCGTCTCCCGCTGGCAGCGCGACCTCACCGACAGCACCGTGCTGCGTAACATGGGCGTGGGCGCAGGCTACACCCTGCTCGGCTGGGCCGCCCACCTGCGCGGTCTGAACAAACTCGAAGCCAATCCCGCCGCCATGCAGGCCGACCTCGACACCACCTGGGAGCTTCTGGCCGAGCCTATCCAAACCGTGATGCGCCGCCACGCCGTGCCGCAGGCCTACGAGCAGCTCAAAGCCCTCACCCGCGGCCAAGACGGCATCACGCCCGCCACCCTCCAATCCTTCATCCGCAGCCTCGACATCCCCGAAGAGGCCAAAGCACGCCTGCTCGCGCTTACCCCCGCGCTGTATGTGGGCAAAGCGGAAGAGCTGGCCAAGCGGATTTAA
- a CDS encoding DUF4189 domain-containing protein — protein MPSHKKHLLAAAALATLLAGCQGSLAYEVLQAAKGNNGPSAQDVESMMPIVEAMKGLPSKAELATRPMHPRKWGGYAVSPEIKMLWTTDKAFDTPEAASADALKQCRQAGGRNCQTAVLYSNLCFTMAQGRRNGKGFDAMGYGPTHEFAKITATGNCQNQGGQGCHPTVGATPSCAVPCNVVTNKSCRYEDPGIIFPDKGMRMQKVPSFFR, from the coding sequence ATGCCGTCTCACAAAAAACACCTGCTGGCCGCCGCCGCGCTGGCTACTCTGCTGGCGGGCTGCCAGGGTTCGCTTGCCTACGAAGTGTTGCAGGCTGCCAAAGGAAACAACGGCCCTTCCGCACAGGATGTCGAATCCATGATGCCGATTGTGGAAGCAATGAAAGGTTTGCCTTCCAAAGCGGAACTGGCCACGCGCCCAATGCACCCGCGCAAATGGGGCGGATATGCCGTCTCGCCCGAGATAAAAATGCTATGGACAACCGACAAAGCCTTCGACACCCCCGAAGCCGCCTCGGCAGACGCACTCAAACAATGCCGCCAGGCCGGCGGCAGAAACTGCCAAACCGCCGTTCTTTACAGCAATCTGTGCTTTACCATGGCGCAGGGGCGACGCAACGGCAAAGGCTTTGACGCAATGGGCTACGGCCCCACCCACGAGTTTGCCAAAATAACGGCAACGGGCAACTGCCAAAACCAGGGCGGCCAAGGCTGCCACCCCACCGTCGGGGCAACTCCCTCCTGCGCCGTCCCTTGCAACGTCGTCACCAACAAATCCTGCCGCTACGAAGACCCCGGGATCATCTTCCCCGACAAAGGCATGAGAATGCAAAAGGTACCGTCGTTTTTCCGCTAG
- the trpB gene encoding tryptophan synthase subunit beta encodes MQNYQAPDEKGFFGEHGGVYVAETLIPALQELAAAYQAAKNDPAFWEAFRHDLKHYVGRPSPVYHAARLSEHLGGAQIWLKREDLNHTGAHKVNNTIGQALLARRMGKKRVIAETGAGQHGVASATVAARFGMECHVYMGADDIIRQAPNVFRMKLLGANVVSVDSGSRTLKDAMNEAMREWVARVDDTFYIIGTAAGPAPYPEMVRDFQCVIGNEAKAQMQEAIGRQPDVAVACVGGGSNAIGLFHPYIGEENVRLVGVEAGGRGTDTPDHAAPITSKAPIGVLHGFRSYLMQDENGQVLGTHSVSAGLDYPGIGPEHSHLNDIKRVEYTVAKDDEALEAFDLLCRFEGIIPALESSHAVAWAVENAPKMGKDQVILVNLSGRGDKDINTVAKLKGIEL; translated from the coding sequence ATGCAAAACTACCAAGCCCCCGACGAGAAGGGCTTTTTCGGCGAACACGGCGGCGTGTACGTTGCCGAAACCCTGATTCCCGCCCTGCAAGAATTGGCAGCGGCCTACCAAGCTGCGAAAAACGACCCCGCGTTTTGGGAAGCGTTCCGCCATGATTTGAAGCATTATGTCGGCCGCCCCAGCCCCGTGTACCATGCCGCGCGATTGTCCGAGCATCTGGGCGGCGCGCAAATCTGGTTGAAGCGCGAAGACTTGAACCACACCGGCGCGCACAAGGTAAACAACACCATCGGTCAGGCACTGCTTGCCCGCCGCATGGGCAAAAAACGCGTCATCGCCGAAACCGGCGCGGGTCAGCACGGCGTGGCCTCCGCCACTGTCGCCGCCCGCTTCGGTATGGAATGCCATGTTTACATGGGCGCAGACGACATCATCCGCCAAGCGCCCAACGTGTTCCGCATGAAATTGTTGGGCGCAAACGTGGTCAGCGTCGATAGTGGCAGCCGCACGCTGAAAGACGCGATGAACGAAGCCATGCGCGAATGGGTCGCCCGCGTGGACGACACGTTCTACATCATCGGCACCGCTGCCGGCCCCGCGCCGTATCCCGAAATGGTGCGCGATTTCCAATGCGTTATCGGCAACGAAGCCAAAGCGCAGATGCAGGAAGCCATCGGCCGCCAGCCTGATGTTGCCGTGGCCTGTGTCGGCGGCGGCTCGAACGCCATCGGCCTGTTTCACCCGTATATCGGCGAAGAAAACGTGCGCCTCGTCGGCGTGGAAGCCGGCGGACGCGGCACGGACACCCCTGACCACGCCGCGCCGATTACCAGCAAAGCCCCCATCGGCGTATTGCACGGCTTCCGCAGCTACCTGATGCAGGACGAAAACGGCCAAGTCTTGGGTACACACTCCGTGTCCGCAGGCTTGGATTACCCCGGCATCGGTCCGGAACACAGCCACCTGAACGACATCAAGCGCGTCGAATACACCGTCGCCAAAGACGACGAAGCACTCGAAGCCTTTGATTTGCTGTGCCGCTTTGAAGGTATCATCCCCGCGCTGGAGAGCAGCCACGCCGTGGCTTGGGCAGTGGAAAACGCGCCGAAGATGGGCAAAGACCAAGTGATTCTGGTGAACCTGTCGGGGCGCGGCGATAAGGACATCAATACCGTGGCGAAGTTGAAAGGGATTGAGTTGTAA
- a CDS encoding DMT family transporter, translated as MRFRIWQANGLPHPYVMLFLAPAFWATSNVAGKLGKAWLSPDEFTFWRWVLAALLLSWLFRARIQEDLPVLKTRALWLLLVGGSGFALFNIVLYSAFARGAAVVNVSIITALIPVMVLLAEVLFWRTRAHGLQWLGVGLSFAGVVWVVGRGNPAALLETGLAQGDALALATSLIYAGYSLALRAAPKVHWASLLWAMCVAAVVASAPFYVWEGVERGFRLPPWQAWLLLLYVSVFIAILSKLFYMESVIAIGAGRAALTMNLLPVFGALVGAATFPDERLGGYVLTALILVAAGIAASEWGAARKRALESAG; from the coding sequence ATGCGTTTCCGTATTTGGCAGGCAAACGGCCTGCCGCACCCTTATGTGATGCTGTTTTTGGCACCGGCGTTCTGGGCCACGAGCAATGTGGCGGGCAAGCTGGGCAAGGCTTGGCTTTCGCCTGATGAGTTTACGTTTTGGCGCTGGGTGCTGGCGGCTTTGCTGCTTTCGTGGCTGTTCCGCGCGCGGATTCAAGAGGATTTGCCTGTGCTCAAAACGCGTGCGTTGTGGCTGTTGCTGGTGGGCGGCAGCGGGTTTGCGCTGTTTAATATTGTACTCTACAGCGCGTTTGCACGCGGGGCGGCGGTGGTGAATGTGTCGATTATCACGGCGCTGATTCCAGTGATGGTGTTGCTCGCGGAGGTGCTGTTTTGGCGCACGCGGGCGCATGGGCTGCAATGGCTGGGGGTGGGGCTGTCGTTTGCGGGCGTGGTGTGGGTGGTGGGCCGGGGCAATCCGGCCGCGCTGCTGGAAACGGGTTTGGCGCAAGGGGATGCGCTGGCATTGGCTACTTCTTTGATTTATGCGGGCTATTCGCTGGCGCTGCGTGCGGCGCCGAAGGTGCATTGGGCGAGCCTGCTGTGGGCGATGTGTGTGGCGGCGGTGGTGGCGAGTGCGCCGTTTTATGTGTGGGAAGGGGTGGAGAGGGGCTTCCGGCTGCCGCCGTGGCAGGCTTGGTTGCTACTGCTCTATGTTTCTGTGTTTATTGCGATTTTGTCCAAGCTGTTTTATATGGAAAGCGTGATTGCGATTGGCGCAGGGCGGGCGGCGCTCACGATGAACCTGCTGCCGGTGTTCGGCGCGCTGGTGGGCGCGGCGACCTTCCCAGACGAGCGGCTGGGCGGCTATGTGCTCACGGCCTTAATCTTGGTGGCGGCGGGGATTGCGGCTTCGGAATGGGGCGCGGCGAGAAAACGGGCTTTGGAAAGCGCGGGATAA
- a CDS encoding DNA glycosylase produces MPEIESHPFPALLPPDATVMMMGTFPPKAEKHAMQFHYPNFINDMWRVYGLVFFNDAAHFQKTGEKAFDAEKIKAFLHERGIASCPTVLKAVREQDNASDKFLRVVETVDLPAVLARLPRCRHICTTGGKATEVLLSLLPDAPKMPKTGETLPFTLADRHLTLTRLPSTSRAYPLSLQKKAAAYRAFFEMAGLV; encoded by the coding sequence ATGCCCGAAATCGAAAGCCACCCCTTCCCCGCCCTGCTGCCGCCGGATGCCACCGTGATGATGATGGGCACCTTCCCGCCCAAGGCGGAAAAGCATGCCATGCAGTTTCACTATCCCAATTTCATCAACGACATGTGGCGCGTGTACGGGCTCGTGTTCTTCAACGATGCCGCGCATTTCCAAAAAACGGGCGAAAAAGCATTTGACGCGGAAAAAATCAAAGCCTTCCTGCACGAGCGCGGCATCGCCTCCTGCCCCACCGTGCTCAAAGCCGTGCGCGAGCAAGATAATGCTTCCGACAAATTCCTGCGCGTGGTGGAAACCGTGGATTTGCCCGCCGTACTCGCCCGGCTGCCGCGCTGCCGCCATATATGCACCACCGGCGGCAAGGCCACCGAAGTGCTGCTCTCCCTGCTGCCCGATGCGCCGAAAATGCCGAAAACCGGCGAAACGCTGCCCTTCACTTTGGCCGATCGGCACCTCACCCTCACCCGCCTGCCTTCCACCTCGCGGGCGTATCCGCTGAGTTTGCAGAAAAAGGCAGCGGCATATCGGGCGTTTTTCGAGATGGCGGGATTGGTATAG
- a CDS encoding YdcH family protein, translated as MFPEYRDLISQLKQSDKRFARLFDEHNELDEKIANLAKNPITGNLEEVEVLKKQKLQLKDQLYQILKQHDHK; from the coding sequence ATGTTCCCCGAATACCGCGACCTCATCAGCCAGCTCAAACAATCCGACAAACGCTTCGCCCGCCTGTTCGACGAACACAACGAGCTGGACGAAAAAATCGCCAACTTGGCCAAAAACCCGATTACCGGCAATCTGGAAGAAGTGGAAGTGTTGAAAAAACAGAAATTGCAGCTGAAAGACCAGCTTTATCAGATTCTGAAACAGCACGACCATAAATAA
- the aroQ gene encoding type II 3-dehydroquinate dehydratase — protein MKPAILVMHGPNLNLLGRREPEIYGRTTLADINAGLQARAEAAGFAFEAVQSNAEAVLVERAQAAMADHTAFIIVNPAAYTHTSVALRDALAAAGKPFIEVHLSNVHAREPFRRHSYFSDLAQGVICGLGAHGYAAALDFAIEYLQQKQAG, from the coding sequence ATGAAACCCGCCATCCTCGTTATGCACGGCCCCAACCTCAATCTTTTGGGGCGGCGCGAACCGGAAATCTACGGTCGCACCACCCTTGCCGACATCAATGCCGGCCTGCAGGCGCGCGCCGAAGCCGCCGGTTTTGCCTTTGAAGCCGTGCAGAGCAATGCCGAAGCCGTGCTGGTGGAGCGTGCCCAGGCGGCCATGGCCGACCATACCGCCTTCATCATCGTCAACCCGGCAGCCTACACCCACACCAGCGTCGCCCTGCGCGATGCGCTCGCCGCCGCCGGCAAACCCTTTATCGAAGTCCACCTCTCCAACGTGCACGCCCGCGAGCCCTTCCGCCGCCATTCTTATTTTTCCGATTTGGCGCAGGGCGTGATTTGCGGGCTGGGCGCACACGGCTACGCCGCCGCGCTGGATTTCGCCATTGAATACTTGCAACAAAAACAAGCCGGTTAA
- the accB gene encoding acetyl-CoA carboxylase biotin carboxyl carrier protein has product MDLRKLKKLIDLVEESGIAEIEVTEGEEKVRITRSLAAPQPVYAAAPAVAAAPAPAAAPVAAAGAPAVPERDLSKAQTSPMVGTFYRAPGPNAPVFVEVGQSVNAGDTLCIIEAMKLMNEIEAERSGVVKEILVENGQPVEFGEPLFIIE; this is encoded by the coding sequence ATGGATTTACGCAAACTCAAAAAACTCATCGACTTGGTGGAAGAATCCGGCATTGCCGAGATTGAAGTAACCGAAGGCGAAGAAAAAGTGCGCATCACCCGCTCGCTGGCCGCGCCGCAGCCCGTGTATGCCGCCGCGCCTGCCGTGGCCGCCGCTCCGGCTCCCGCCGCCGCGCCCGTTGCAGCCGCAGGCGCGCCTGCCGTGCCCGAGCGCGATTTGAGCAAGGCGCAAACCTCGCCCATGGTGGGCACTTTCTACCGCGCCCCCGGCCCGAACGCGCCGGTGTTTGTGGAAGTGGGCCAGAGCGTGAACGCCGGTGACACCTTGTGCATCATCGAAGCCATGAAGCTGATGAACGAAATCGAAGCCGAACGCAGCGGCGTGGTGAAAGAAATTTTGGTGGAAAACGGCCAGCCGGTAGAGTTTGGTGAGCCGCTGTTTATCATCGAATAA
- a CDS encoding DUF1877 family protein — translation MGMTVEMHRVSEEKLRAYASDSRRFRKFLDKEWPFDDPSVLYVDKYWDALTFLVSGQPRTAENEGELLTHVILGYSRIQYRFEHIPTFYISVKKVGFFNWALSELSLEEARQRCNVTAMAEADVYLSDAWANDDEAWDDLQPLLIDLKAFYAAAGKNREAVISLFNH, via the coding sequence ATGGGAATGACTGTTGAAATGCATAGGGTATCGGAGGAGAAACTCAGGGCATATGCCTCCGATTCCCGCCGTTTTCGGAAGTTTTTGGACAAAGAGTGGCCGTTTGACGATCCGAGCGTGCTGTATGTGGATAAATATTGGGATGCGCTGACTTTTCTCGTAAGCGGACAGCCCCGTACTGCTGAAAACGAGGGGGAGTTGCTTACCCATGTTATTCTTGGTTATTCCCGTATCCAATATCGTTTCGAACATATTCCCACGTTTTACATATCTGTGAAAAAAGTTGGTTTCTTCAATTGGGCGCTATCCGAACTATCGTTGGAAGAGGCTAGGCAACGCTGCAATGTAACGGCTATGGCAGAAGCCGATGTTTATTTGTCGGATGCTTGGGCAAATGATGATGAAGCATGGGACGATTTACAGCCCTTACTAATCGACCTGAAAGCATTCTATGCCGCCGCAGGAAAAAACCGAGAAGCTGTAATCAGCTTATTTAACCATTAA